Genomic segment of Clupea harengus unplaced genomic scaffold, Ch_v2.0.2, whole genome shotgun sequence:
CAGTTATGTTCCTTATGTGTATGGTCTGGTGTCTTACAAGATTGCTCAGAACTGAGAAACTTTTACCACACTGAGTGCAACTAAATGGTCTGATGTTGGTGTGCACCCTCTGATGAACCTTCAGGCTGCAGGACTGGGAGAACCTCTTGCCACATAGCCCACAGCCAAATGGTCTCTCCCCAGTATGAACCGTCATGTGTCTTTTGATGTGGCTGGACTGGGAGAAGCGTTTTCCACACTGAGGGCAGCTGTaaggcttttctccagtgtgaaCTCTTCGGTGTGTCTTCAGCTGATGGAGATGAGAAAACTGTTTACCACACTGACTGCAGCCAAACAATCTCCCATCCAGACCAGGTTGTGGGGGCCCAGTATCATCAGGAGAGCTGGAAGCATCTCCCAGTCTGTGGTGAGACGTGGTTCCGAAGTCAACAAAACTGTCCTCATAGCCTGGCAACGATTGAAATTCCCTTCTCAATGTTGGGTGGCTCTTGCTGACCCTTGCATTGAATATTTCACTGACATCAGGTAATGTACTGAAATCTAGGCCTACATATTCAGGCCTCATTTGAGTGTCTTCACCAGTCTTGAAACTGAGCGAATTCAGGTCACTGGGCTCGCCTATCCCAATCATGCCCACTTTACACCTTTTAGTTTGTGAATCAAAAGAGCTTGTCTCCCTCCATGCACAGTCACCTGCCTCTGTTTTTAATGATCTTGAGTCAATGTGTATTTCAGGCCTCCATCCAATGAAATTCAGAGACGATGTGCTGTTAAAAGAACTTGACTGGACTGCATTGGATATCAGCTCAAGGTCTGTGTGAGGAGACAGGGAACTATTCTCTTGAGATGACATGACTCTACTTTGGCTGGAGGTAGGAGCTATTTCAATCTCTGGACTGTACTGTCTTTCATTTTGACACAGGGTTCTCTCGTCAGCAGGCGGAAGAGGGGTCTCCAGATCAGAGCTTTGATGTCTACTATCTGTGCTCAGGAGATCCTGAAGGTCAACAGATGTTATGCGCAAAGATGAGCTTTCCCCTTTTCTGGCTTTAGATGTATCTGTGTAAAGaaagtcaaacacacagcaaaatCTGCCTTAGGACTCTTAGAATAAGGACTCTTAGTTCTGTGCAAAGATGTAAGAAACATCTTGTTGAGCTTGATCAACCGTCAcatatgattaaaaaaaatataagacatataatatataatataacaatataCATCAGGAGCATTTGGAGATGTGGTGTAGAGTGAGACACCTGGTCCATACAGTGTAGGGAAATGTTACACTATTTTAGTTCTTTTTATCATTAACAGTCATTTGTAAGCGTATTATACATCCCACTTACTGTCATTTCTGTAATGTTCATCTTCTTGCTCGTGACTTCTTATATTTTGTTCAATCATCTCTTCTTTTATAACTGGAACCTGAGAGTGTGTTGGTGAACTCATTGCAGGCTTAAAAAGGCAAAACAGGTAATTACTAGTCAGGAATTAGTTACAATCTCTAACTAGATGTGGGACATACATTATGTTAAAAAGTGTGGAATCAGACAAATGTTAGACTTTTCCGGAatgattccaaacttttgaacggaaGTGTATATGTGCAGACATGGGTGAAACAAATAAGTTTTAGAAGTTTTCCACCAACCATAATGCAAGACTGCCCGGAGCTCAGGTTATCATGAAACGAACagccttctttctctccaggaGGCGTCTGTCTAGTTCCAACTGTAAAGATTGTTAAGTATCGTCATCCACAAATGAATATAGCCTAACGGAACATGGTCTTATCAAATCTAGAGAATACAAACGCTGATTAGGCCACACAGCTGCTTAGGTCAAATTATATTAATCTGTTTTGAGAAAACATGTCGTTGGTGAGAAAAACTGAACTATTATTTACCTGTAAAGTCACACGTTTGTTCTATGGTATGCTCTCGATTCTTTTTTGGAGTCGCTCCTGTCCCGTTGTCTACGTCTTGAGAAAGAAGAAGCTCTATTGATTTTAATTTGCTTTTCAGTGATTCGTTTTCTCTCTTGGTTCTGGTCACTTCCAGTCGCAAAACAGCATAGCCTTTATTAACAACTTTACATATTTCCACTACTGCAGCATTTGCTAAAACCTCCATTACTGCGGAGATTTGCGAGTTGAAATCTGTACAATTAGACATTTTTGAAGAATAACAAAGCCTTTTTATTCCATGAAGGCTACAGATCAAATCCCCCGTTCAGGCTATCCCTTTCGCTTCCGGATAGTTACCGTGACGAATACCGTAACTCTCCTGAAAGTTGCTCCGTAACCCATGGGATGATTATGtttttgagataaaaaaaaaaaggaaagtagACTACAACTTTCGACAAGCTTTATTCTTTGCagtcacacataaatacaattttaaaaatGTTATTATTCCTTACAACATTGCTATTTCCATGATTTGAATAAGCTGAATAAACTAATATAAATGCAAGTAATGGGAAATAATAGTTATTTTGCTTCATGAATGGCCTGATGTCGGATAAGATTACTCAAGAAAGAGAAGTTTTTCCCACACTGAGCACAATGGAAGTTCTTTTCGCCTGTGTGGACAGTCTGATGAACTTTGAGGTTGCTGGAGTGAGCAAATTGCTTTCCACACTGCACACAGCGGAAAGGCTTCTCCCCAGTGTGCACTCTATGGTGCCGTTTAAGGCTGTACAGCTGGATGAATCGCTTGCCACACTGTATGCAACTGTAGGGCTTCTCCCCTGCATGGACCTTCTGGTGCACTTTGAGTTGTTTGACAGTCATGTAGCGCTTGCCACACAGAGTGCAGCTGAAAGACCTGCCCCTCCTTTGTGAGTGCATGGTAGAAGAGGTGGCATTGTCTTCTGAGTTTGATAGCACCCAGGGAAGATGCTGCCCCTGTGATCCACCAGATGAATTATCAAGGCCAGCACACAGATCACTGTAAGTCCCGAGCGTGTTTATATCCATTGCATAGGACTCTGAATCAAAGACATTTACCCCCTCCCTTTGGGCAGGTGGGTTACAGCCCTTTCTTTCATCTCGCAGCCCTTGTATAGCTGCGTCAGCGTATTCCTGTCTAGAGAACTGaggttgtttgtttgctctttgCATCCGTGCATCACTGAGCCACTGGGGCTGCGTGTTCGGCTCCTCATTAACCGGAGTTGGGTCTATTATTATGACATCTGGCTTTTCGTCGGAATGTCCTGGGCTTAGCTCACCCATGGTTCCATGGACGTGGccatggctgctgctgtggtggaaTGACGAGCGGTCTAGACTAGGCCCCGCGGAACAAGAAGGCCAGTCagagtgactgtgctgtgacATGGAGAGAGCCCTAGAGCCTGCAAGTTGCGGTCTTTG
This window contains:
- the LOC122130932 gene encoding zinc finger and BTB domain-containing protein 17-like isoform X1, encoding MSHSMDFQTQIASIMEVLANAAVAEICKVVDDGYAVVQLEMSQNHKENEFLKRKLKLMELQIAKLRAERRCQDGALLNRFHGVQLLGRQNRERATSAAGLSVKGRIRSLDVRAHRPPTEAPIEKSSRVVDSNKVGPDDMEEGEPDLLIIKEEKQEEPKSLDQENGNEETAPCLQSAYDVDAHFLPSAVPVEPRTRHSDVEDKVLDDRKTITKPIKQENTEETVGISEGSNQPGVSSEAEVCHVVEVNLPDKAIQPESSKNGMRQRPQLAGSRALSMSQHSHSDWPSCSAGPSLDRSSFHHSSSHGHVHGTMGELSPGHSDEKPDVIIIDPTPVNEEPNTQPQWLSDARMQRANKQPQFSRQEYADAAIQGLRDERKGCNPPAQREGVNVFDSESYAMDINTLGTYSDLCAGLDNSSGGSQGQHLPWVLSNSEDNATSSTMHSQRRGRSFSCTLCGKRYMTVKQLKVHQKVHAGEKPYSCIQCGKRFIQLYSLKRHHRVHTGEKPFRCVQCGKQFAHSSNLKVHQTVHTGEKNFHCAQCGKNFSFLSNLIRHQAIHEAK
- the LOC122130934 gene encoding zinc finger and SCAN domain-containing protein 2-like yields the protein MSNCTDFNSQISAVMEVLANAAVVEICKVVNKGYAVLRLEVTRTKRENESLKSKLKSIELLLSQDVDNGTGATPKKNREHTIEQTCDFTVGTRQTPPGEKEGCSFHDNLSSGQSCIMPAMSSPTHSQVPVIKEEMIEQNIRSHEQEDEHYRNDNTSKARKGESSSLRITSVDLQDLLSTDSRHQSSDLETPLPPADERTLCQNERQYSPEIEIAPTSSQSRVMSSQENSSLSPHTDLELISNAVQSSSFNSTSSLNFIGWRPEIHIDSRSLKTEAGDCAWRETSSFDSQTKRCKVGMIGIGEPSDLNSLSFKTGEDTQMRPEYVGLDFSTLPDVSEIFNARVSKSHPTLRREFQSLPGYEDSFVDFGTTSHHRLGDASSSPDDTGPPQPGLDGRLFGCSQCGKQFSHLHQLKTHRRVHTGEKPYSCPQCGKRFSQSSHIKRHMTVHTGERPFGCGLCGKRFSQSCSLKVHQRVHTNIRPFSCTQCGKSFSVLSNLVRHQTIHIRNITDPGTLNI
- the LOC122130932 gene encoding zinc finger protein 768-like isoform X2 encodes the protein MSHSMDFQTQIASIMEVLANAAVAEICKVVDDGYAVVQLEMSQNHKENEFLKRKLKLMELQIAKLRAERRCQDGALLNRFHGVQLLGRQNRERATSAAGLSVKGRIRSLDVRAHRPPTEAPIEKSSRVVDSNKVGPDDMEEGEPDLLIIKEEKQEEPKSLDQENGNEETAPCLQSAYDVDAHFLPSAVPVEPRTRHSDVEDKVLDDRKTITKPIKQENTEETVGISEGSNQPGVSSEEVCHVVEVNLPDKAIQPESSKNGMRQRPQLAGSRALSMSQHSHSDWPSCSAGPSLDRSSFHHSSSHGHVHGTMGELSPGHSDEKPDVIIIDPTPVNEEPNTQPQWLSDARMQRANKQPQFSRQEYADAAIQGLRDERKGCNPPAQREGVNVFDSESYAMDINTLGTYSDLCAGLDNSSGGSQGQHLPWVLSNSEDNATSSTMHSQRRGRSFSCTLCGKRYMTVKQLKVHQKVHAGEKPYSCIQCGKRFIQLYSLKRHHRVHTGEKPFRCVQCGKQFAHSSNLKVHQTVHTGEKNFHCAQCGKNFSFLSNLIRHQAIHEAK